One part of the Vitis riparia cultivar Riparia Gloire de Montpellier isolate 1030 chromosome 6, EGFV_Vit.rip_1.0, whole genome shotgun sequence genome encodes these proteins:
- the LOC117916750 gene encoding protein EARLY FLOWERING 4-like: protein MGEGPSDNTHRHSLEDKDDDDDEEGCDAEVWEILSRSFDQVQSVLDQNRLLIQQVNENQQSRIHDNLVKNVSLIREINGNICKVISMYSKLSADFVDIVRRRRAQNDGDEKKKEESVDLNLPPSR from the coding sequence ATGGGAGAAGGCCCCAGTGACAACACGCACCGTCACTCCCTGGAAGACAAagacgacgacgacgacgagGAAGGCTGCGATGCTGAGGTTTGGGAGATTCTGAGTAGGAGCTTCGACCAGGTTCAGTCGGTTTTGGATCAAAATCGGTTGCTAATTCAGCAAGTTAATGAGAATCAGCAGTCTCGGATTCACGACAATCTGGTCAAGAATGTCTCCCTGATTCGGGAGATTAACGGCAACATCTGTAAGGTCATTTCTATGTACTCCAAACTGTCTGCCGATTTCGTTGACATTGTCCGGCGGCGGCGGGCCCAGAACGATGGCGAcgagaagaagaaggaagagaGCGTGGACTTGAATCTACCGCCATCGCGATGA
- the LOC117916140 gene encoding SMR domain-containing protein At5g58720 isoform X1, with the protein MKPQKRRKKQGSRPRKPVGKEEGCEQEDENRRDVGALMEAFGSVSVVEAASEYREAEEDLNKAAEILGRLVLDSSDDQTATSSEGFVEANCGEDLVNEKGFKGGKKKKRVVAATGTVSTVLGKDYAVSKPPRRDLMKAKPVNKEEAEQFLCSMFGDECELSMAVVRDVLCQCGYNFDKALDALLVLSDSLHEPAMNGRCSYSAKSKRDTRFLCSDNLTDGASDSTSHSSESELQDNAGPLDHYFRNYAEVLASSETCSPSSPRISQLDPAQQVLEYLFNIPKSSEQEPSTMNWRNVAKKMESLGQGFDFHRSGVVEPQPNSYAKGDEYQAYRKAANEQWDSVKSCYQKAATAYSKGELTYAAYLSDQGKVQTKVAREADEKASQNIFEARNKSIKNVITIDLHGQHVKQAIRLLKIHLLFGVYVPSVKSLRVITGCGSHGVGKSKLKQSVINLMEKEGIEWSEENRGTVIIKLDGQRDFRFLESDGETE; encoded by the exons ATGAAACcccagaagaggaggaagaagcaGGGGTCGCGACCGCGGAAGCCGGTGGGCAAGGAGGAGGGTTGCGAGCAAGAGGACGAGAACCGGAGGGATGTCGGTGCTTTGATGGAGGCTTTTGGCTCGGTTTCTGTCGTCGAGGCCGCTTCGGAGTATCGGGAAGCGGAGGAGGACCTGAATAAGGCGGCAGAGATTTTAGGGAGGTTGGTGTTGGACTCTTCTGATGATCAGACGGCCACTTCGTCGGAGGGGTTTGTGGAGGCGAATTGTGGTGAAGATCTGGTGAATGAGAAGGGTTTTAAAGGGggtaagaagaagaagagggtggtTGCAGCTACAGGGACTGTTTCAACGGTTTTGGGGAAGGACTATGCTGTGTCGAAGCCGCCGAGGAGGGATTTGATGAAAGCAAAGCCTGTGAATAAAGAGGAGGCAGAGCAGTTTTTGTGCTCAATGTTTGGAGATGAGTGCGAGCTGAGCATGGCTGTGGTTAGAGATGTTCTTT GTCAATGTGGATACAATTTTGACAAG gCCTTGGATGCTTTGCTTGTTTTATCTGATTCCTTGCATGAGCCGGCCATGAATGGTAGATGTAGCTATAGTGCAAAAAGTAAAAGGGATACAAGATTCTTATGCAGTGATAAT ttaACTGATGGGGCTTCTGATTCAACCTCTCATTCTTCCGAATCCGAACTTCAGGATAATGCAGGACCTCTGGACCATTATTTCAG GAATTATGCTGAGGTTCTTGCAAGTTCTGAAACATGTTCTCCATCTAGCCCAAGAATTTCCCAGTTGGATCCTGCTCAACAGGTGCTGGAATATTTGTTCAACATTCCCAAGAGCTCTGAACAAGAGCCTAGCACCATGAATTGGAGGAATGTGGCGAAGAAAATGGAATCACTGGGACAAGGATTTGATTTTCATCGTTCTGGTGTTGTGGAACCTCAGCCAAACAGCTATG CTAAAGGAGATGAATATCAGGCGTATAGAAAAGCTGCAAACGAGCAATGGGATTCAGTTAAATCCTGCTATCAAAAA GCTGCAACAGCATATTCAAAAGGAGAACTGACGTATGCAGCTTACCTTTCTGACCAG GGAAAAGTGCAAACTAAAGTGGCTCGAGAGGCAGATGAGAAGGCAAGCCAGAACATATTCGAAGCCAG AAACAAGAGCATAAAAAATGTGATAACCATTGATTTACATGGACAACATGTCAAACAAGCGATAAGGCTATTGAAAATTCATCTCCTATTTGGAGTATATGTGCCCT CTGTTAAATCTCTTAGGGTTATCACTGGATGTGGGTCTCATGGTGTGGGGAAGTCAAAGCTGAAACAATCG GTCATTAACCTAATGGAAAAGGAAGGCATTGAATGGAGTGAAGAGAATCGAGGAACGGTGATAATTAAGCTGGATGGACAGAGAGATTTCAGATTTCTGGAATCTGATGGTGAAACCGAGTAA
- the LOC117916140 gene encoding SMR domain-containing protein At5g58720 isoform X3, with the protein MKPQKRRKKQGSRPRKPVGKEEGCEQEDENRRDVGALMEAFGSVSVVEAASEYREAEEDLNKAAEILGRLVLDSSDDQTATSSEGFVEANCGEDLVNEKGFKGGKKKKRVVAATGTVSTVLGKDYAVSKPPRRDLMKAKPVNKEEAEQFLCSMFGDECELSMAVVRDVLCQCGYNFDKALDALLVLSDSLHEPAMNGRCSYSAKSKRDTRFLCSDNLTDGASDSTSHSSESELQDNAGPLDHYFRNYAEVLASSETCSPSSPRISQLDPAQQVLEYLFNIPKSSEQEPSTMNWRNVAKKMESLGQGFDFHRSGVVEPQPNSYAKGDEYQAYRKAANEQWDSVKSCYQKAATAYSKGELTYAAYLSDQGKVQTKVAREADEKASQNIFEARSLT; encoded by the exons ATGAAACcccagaagaggaggaagaagcaGGGGTCGCGACCGCGGAAGCCGGTGGGCAAGGAGGAGGGTTGCGAGCAAGAGGACGAGAACCGGAGGGATGTCGGTGCTTTGATGGAGGCTTTTGGCTCGGTTTCTGTCGTCGAGGCCGCTTCGGAGTATCGGGAAGCGGAGGAGGACCTGAATAAGGCGGCAGAGATTTTAGGGAGGTTGGTGTTGGACTCTTCTGATGATCAGACGGCCACTTCGTCGGAGGGGTTTGTGGAGGCGAATTGTGGTGAAGATCTGGTGAATGAGAAGGGTTTTAAAGGGggtaagaagaagaagagggtggtTGCAGCTACAGGGACTGTTTCAACGGTTTTGGGGAAGGACTATGCTGTGTCGAAGCCGCCGAGGAGGGATTTGATGAAAGCAAAGCCTGTGAATAAAGAGGAGGCAGAGCAGTTTTTGTGCTCAATGTTTGGAGATGAGTGCGAGCTGAGCATGGCTGTGGTTAGAGATGTTCTTT GTCAATGTGGATACAATTTTGACAAG gCCTTGGATGCTTTGCTTGTTTTATCTGATTCCTTGCATGAGCCGGCCATGAATGGTAGATGTAGCTATAGTGCAAAAAGTAAAAGGGATACAAGATTCTTATGCAGTGATAAT ttaACTGATGGGGCTTCTGATTCAACCTCTCATTCTTCCGAATCCGAACTTCAGGATAATGCAGGACCTCTGGACCATTATTTCAG GAATTATGCTGAGGTTCTTGCAAGTTCTGAAACATGTTCTCCATCTAGCCCAAGAATTTCCCAGTTGGATCCTGCTCAACAGGTGCTGGAATATTTGTTCAACATTCCCAAGAGCTCTGAACAAGAGCCTAGCACCATGAATTGGAGGAATGTGGCGAAGAAAATGGAATCACTGGGACAAGGATTTGATTTTCATCGTTCTGGTGTTGTGGAACCTCAGCCAAACAGCTATG CTAAAGGAGATGAATATCAGGCGTATAGAAAAGCTGCAAACGAGCAATGGGATTCAGTTAAATCCTGCTATCAAAAA GCTGCAACAGCATATTCAAAAGGAGAACTGACGTATGCAGCTTACCTTTCTGACCAG GGAAAAGTGCAAACTAAAGTGGCTCGAGAGGCAGATGAGAAGGCAAGCCAGAACATATTCGAAGCCAG GTCATTAACCTAA
- the LOC117916140 gene encoding SMR domain-containing protein At5g58720 isoform X2: MKPQKRRKKQGSRPRKPVGKEEGCEQEDENRRDVGALMEAFGSVSVVEAASEYREAEEDLNKAAEILGRLVLDSSDDQTATSSEGFVEANCGEDLVNEKGFKGGKKKKRVVAATGTVSTVLGKDYAVSKPPRRDLMKAKPVNKEEAEQFLCSMFGDECELSMAVVRDVLCQCGYNFDKALDALLVLSDSLHEPAMNGRCSYSAKSKRDTRFLCSDNLTDGASDSTSHSSESELQDNAGPLDHYFRNYAEVLASSETCSPSSPRISQLDPAQQVLEYLFNIPKSSEQEPSTMNWRNVAKKMESLGQGFDFHRSGVVEPQPNSYAKGDEYQAYRKAANEQWDSVKSCYQKAATAYSKGELTYAAYLSDQGKVQTKVAREADEKASQNIFEARNKSIKNVITIDLHGQHVKQAIRLLKIHLLFGVYVPCH, from the exons ATGAAACcccagaagaggaggaagaagcaGGGGTCGCGACCGCGGAAGCCGGTGGGCAAGGAGGAGGGTTGCGAGCAAGAGGACGAGAACCGGAGGGATGTCGGTGCTTTGATGGAGGCTTTTGGCTCGGTTTCTGTCGTCGAGGCCGCTTCGGAGTATCGGGAAGCGGAGGAGGACCTGAATAAGGCGGCAGAGATTTTAGGGAGGTTGGTGTTGGACTCTTCTGATGATCAGACGGCCACTTCGTCGGAGGGGTTTGTGGAGGCGAATTGTGGTGAAGATCTGGTGAATGAGAAGGGTTTTAAAGGGggtaagaagaagaagagggtggtTGCAGCTACAGGGACTGTTTCAACGGTTTTGGGGAAGGACTATGCTGTGTCGAAGCCGCCGAGGAGGGATTTGATGAAAGCAAAGCCTGTGAATAAAGAGGAGGCAGAGCAGTTTTTGTGCTCAATGTTTGGAGATGAGTGCGAGCTGAGCATGGCTGTGGTTAGAGATGTTCTTT GTCAATGTGGATACAATTTTGACAAG gCCTTGGATGCTTTGCTTGTTTTATCTGATTCCTTGCATGAGCCGGCCATGAATGGTAGATGTAGCTATAGTGCAAAAAGTAAAAGGGATACAAGATTCTTATGCAGTGATAAT ttaACTGATGGGGCTTCTGATTCAACCTCTCATTCTTCCGAATCCGAACTTCAGGATAATGCAGGACCTCTGGACCATTATTTCAG GAATTATGCTGAGGTTCTTGCAAGTTCTGAAACATGTTCTCCATCTAGCCCAAGAATTTCCCAGTTGGATCCTGCTCAACAGGTGCTGGAATATTTGTTCAACATTCCCAAGAGCTCTGAACAAGAGCCTAGCACCATGAATTGGAGGAATGTGGCGAAGAAAATGGAATCACTGGGACAAGGATTTGATTTTCATCGTTCTGGTGTTGTGGAACCTCAGCCAAACAGCTATG CTAAAGGAGATGAATATCAGGCGTATAGAAAAGCTGCAAACGAGCAATGGGATTCAGTTAAATCCTGCTATCAAAAA GCTGCAACAGCATATTCAAAAGGAGAACTGACGTATGCAGCTTACCTTTCTGACCAG GGAAAAGTGCAAACTAAAGTGGCTCGAGAGGCAGATGAGAAGGCAAGCCAGAACATATTCGAAGCCAG AAACAAGAGCATAAAAAATGTGATAACCATTGATTTACATGGACAACATGTCAAACAAGCGATAAGGCTATTGAAAATTCATCTCCTATTTGGAGTATATGTGCCCT GTCATTAA
- the LOC117916771 gene encoding inositol 3-kinase, which produces MLVEQKQPNMGRRGLVVGNYCHDVLIRNDVVVGETLGGAASFVSNVLDGVSIRCDLVSKVGSDFAYSVAHPPIAVPTSPTTLFHAFFDSGSDGEGACDRVLKRVRFCGAIEPSDLPESRFNFGMAVGVAGEILPETLERMLDICEVVFVDIQALIRVFDSSDGTVRLVGLKESGFFHLLPRIGFLKASAEEAPYVDVEEARKWCCVLITNGKEGCTLYWKDGEMQISPFPTVQIDPTGAGDSFLGGFVAGLVQGLAVPDAALLGNLFGSMTVGQIGLPKFELRLLQRVKDEVQRRKMQSISCCEDSNDDLKFVKPAGHQQFHSSLAAAKLTSAAPLQECQWDLRNSPPRAIEQGIPQYTGQQKLLLNPVYEEPIQSVEGTQ; this is translated from the exons ATGTTGGTGGAGCAGAAGCAGCCCAACATGGGTCGGCGGGGACTGGTGGTGGGGAACTACTGCCACGACGTTCTGATCCGGAACGACGTCGTTGTGGGGGAGACTCTCGGTGGCGCCGCGTCCTTCGTCTCCAATGTCCTCGATGGGGTTTCGATTCGCTGTGATTTGGTCTCCAAAGTGGGCTCCGACTTCGCCTACTCCGTGGCTCACCCCCCAATTGCGGTGCCCACTTCGCCGACCACGCTCTTCCACGCCTTTTTTGATTCGGGTAGCGACGGCGAGGGGGCCTGCGATCGGGTTCTCAAGCGCGTCCGTTTTTGTGGTGCGATTGAACCGTCGGATCTGCCGGAGTCGAGGTTTAATTTCGGGATGGCCGTTGGCGTCGCCGGAGAGATATTGCCGGAGACTCTGGAGCGGATGCTTGATATATGTGAGGTTGTGTTTGTTGACATCCAGGCTTTGATTCGAGTGTTTGATTCCAGTGATGGGACGGTGAGGCTTGTGGGGCTGAAAGAGAGTGGGTTCTTTCACCTTCTACCACGAATTGGGTTCTTGAAGGCCTCTGCAGAGGAAGCTCCGTATGTAGATGTTGAGGAAGCGAGGAAATGGTGCTGTGTTCTCATAACAAACGGGAAGGAAGGTTGTACCTTGTATTGGAAGGATGGGGAAATGCAGATATCACCATTTCCGACAGTTCAGATTGATCCCACCGGCGCTGGAGATAGTTTTCTAGGCGGGTTTGTTGCTGGGCTTGTTCAGGGATTGGCAGTGCCAGATGCAGCCCTACTGGGGAACCTTTTCGGGTCCATGACTGTAGGCCAAATTGGATTGCCCAAGTTCGAATTGAGGTTGTTGCAG AGAGTTAAGGATGAGGTGCAGAGGAGGAAGATGCAAAGCATCAGCTGCTGTGAAGATAGCAATGATGATTTAAAGTTTGTGAAACCGGCAGGGCACCAGCAGTTCCATTCATCCCTTGCTGCAGCCAAACTAACATCCGCTGCTCCCCTCCAGGAATGTCAATGGGATCTGCGAAACTCTCCTCCTAGAGCCATAGAGCAAGGTATCCCCCAGTACACTGGACAGCAGAAGCTACTACTTAATCCCGTCTATGAAGAACCGATACAATCAGTTGAAGGTACACAGTGA
- the LOC117915711 gene encoding vacuolar cation/proton exchanger 3-like, which translates to MDSQEVWNLENGEVKGLSNKDGPHLIRNAHTMSSSSLRKRSDPMLLPKVRCRVLRQFLNNLQEVILGTKLCLLFPAIPLAVLAKCYQFGRPWIFALSLMGLTPLAERVSFLTEQIAYFTGPTVGGLLNATCGNATELIIALFALHQKKILVLKYSLLGSILSNLLLVLGTSLLFGGLANLKKEQLYDRKQADVNSLLLLLGLLCHVLPLMFKYAAWTDTFTAISTLQFSRASSILMLTTYVAYLIFQLKTHRQLFESQEEDEDGDDEKALIGFWSAFSWLVGMTVIIALLSEYVVGTIEAASDSWGVSVSFISIILLPIVGNAAEHAGSIIFAFKNKLDISLGVALGSATQISMFVVPLCVIVAWIMGVAMDLDFSLLETGSLAFAIIITAFALQDGTSHYMKGVVLSLCYIVIAACFFVHKNPSIHQSTTDSLRVVQSSTGVLTA; encoded by the exons ATGGATTCACAAGAGGTATGGAACTTGGAGAATGGTGAGGTAAAGGGGTTGAGCAACAAGGATGGACCACATTTAATAAGAAACGCCCACACCATGTCCTCTTCATCCTTACGTAAGAGGTCGGATCCGATGCTTCTCCCCAAGGTTAGATGCCGAGTCCTCAGACAATTCCTCAACAATCTTCAAGAGGTCATCCTTGGGACCAAGCTTTGTCTGCTCTTCCCAGCCATTCCTTTAGCAGTCTTAGCGAAGTGTTACCAATTTGGAAGA CCTTGGATTTTTGCTCTGAGTTTAATGGGGCTGACACCGCTAGCTGAACGTGTCAGCTTTCTAACTGA ACAGATAGCATACTTCACTGGTCCAACag TTGGAGGACTTCTCAATGCAACATGTGGTAATGCAACAGAACTGATAATAGCCCTATTTGCCCTTCACCAAAAGAAAATCCTTGTGTTGAAATACTCTCTTCTGGGTTCCATTCTCTCCAACCTCCTCCTTGTTCTTGGGACCTCTCTCTTGTTTGGAGGCTTGGCTAACCTAAAAAAGGAGCAACTTTATGATAGA AAACAAGCTGATGTGAACTCGCTGCTTCTACTGCTGGGATTGCTATGCCATGTGCTTCCTTTGATGTTCAAATACGCTGCATGGACAGACACATTCACGGCCATTTCCACTCTTCAGTTCTCAAGAGCCAGCAGCATTTTGATGCTTACAACATATGTTGCATACCTCATCTTCCAGCTCAAAACCCACCGCCAACTTTTCGAATCACAAGAG GAAGATGAAGATGGTGATGATGAAAAGGCTCTGATTGGATTCTGGAGTGCATTTAGCTGGTTGGTTGGCATGACAGTTATCATAGCACTGTTATCTGAGTATGTTGTGGGCACAATTGAG GCTGCCTCGGATTCCTGGGGCGTTTCTGTTAGCTTTATCAGCATTATTTTGCTGCCAATAGTGGGAAATGCTGCAGAACATGCTGGGTCAATCATATTTGCTTTCAAAAACAAGTTG GACATATCTTTGGGGGTTGCTTTGGGGTCTGCAACACAGATTTCCATGTTTGTG GTTCCACTCTGTGTGATCGTGGCTTGGATCATGGGGGTTGCTATGGATCTTGATTTCAGTCTCCTTGAAACCGGCTCTCTCGCCTTCGCCATCATTATCACAGCCTTCGCTTTGCAg GATGGAACTTCACATTACATGAAAGGAGTGGTTCTTTCTCTTTGCTACATAGTAATAGCTGCATGcttttttgttcataaaaatcCAAGTATCC ATCAATCAACTACTGACAGCTTGAGAGTGGTCCAATCATCGACCGGAGTCCTGACTGCTTAA